A part of Melittangium boletus DSM 14713 genomic DNA contains:
- a CDS encoding VOC family protein produces the protein MLELRVCIDVEDLERALAFYTAALGLKPGRSKGNDWAELLGATSPIDLLANPAGSTPAPGTSAVRDYRRHWTPIHLDFTVTDLEAAVQRAQAAGATLERGIQERPWGRMAHLADPFGHGLCLLEFHGQGYDALADS, from the coding sequence ATGCTCGAGCTGCGCGTCTGCATCGATGTCGAGGACCTGGAACGAGCCCTCGCCTTCTACACCGCGGCCCTGGGCTTGAAGCCGGGACGGAGCAAGGGCAACGACTGGGCGGAACTGCTCGGAGCCACCTCCCCCATCGACCTGCTCGCCAACCCCGCCGGAAGCACGCCCGCCCCGGGCACCTCCGCCGTGCGCGACTACCGCCGACACTGGACGCCCATCCACCTGGACTTCACCGTCACCGACCTGGAGGCCGCCGTCCAGCGAGCCCAGGCGGCGGGAGCCACCCTGGAGCGCGGCATCCAGGAACGGCCCTGGGGCCGCATGGCCCACCTGGCGGACCCCTTCGGCCATGGGCTGTGCCTGCTCGAGTTCCACGGCCAGGGCTACGACGCGCTCGCCGACTCCTGA
- a CDS encoding serine/threonine protein kinase, protein MTEQLGKYQLVRKLATGGMAEVFLAKAAGPMGFEKTLVLKRILPHLAELPTFVDMFLAEAKLAARLTHSHIAQIFDFGESEGAYFLAMEYIDGPSLRTLIKRAATHGLAPPPAVCARLISHACEGLAFAHDFADPNTGEPLGLIHRDISPDNILLSRQGEVKVVDFGIAKAAGQSHRTETGALKGKLPYMAPEQVRSGPLDRRVDVYALGVVLYELLTARKPFIAGSDAELMRAILQQEPVPATQLRPDIPEPLQDILDRALAKDRDQRYPDCASFQADLEDFILSVGRPVTTQYVAQFITHTLSGTECPTPTPHSGSGRSRPSHSSTPSRAASRRPKVDPNDETQPNPEEAPRGEEPKTQATPPPVTSARPPRRWGLPLLGGVLLLSAMAIAGWRASLPIAAPPPAPIPAIAQAPAPPPSPEPAETPPEEESGTDPQAASPENAPTPKPKRTVASRPVLKGSLELRIVPYATVFVDGRRLGETPMGPALLPAGHHTVKLVNAKLSKVVTRTIEVKPAQSTVLKVNLQEE, encoded by the coding sequence GTGACGGAGCAGTTGGGCAAGTACCAGTTGGTTCGCAAGCTCGCCACCGGCGGCATGGCCGAGGTGTTCCTCGCCAAGGCCGCGGGCCCCATGGGCTTCGAGAAGACCCTGGTCCTCAAGCGCATCCTGCCCCACCTGGCCGAGCTGCCCACCTTCGTGGACATGTTCCTCGCCGAGGCCAAGCTCGCCGCCCGCCTGACGCACTCGCACATCGCGCAGATCTTCGACTTCGGTGAGTCCGAGGGCGCCTACTTCCTGGCCATGGAGTACATCGACGGGCCCAGCCTGCGCACGCTCATCAAGCGCGCCGCGACACATGGGCTCGCCCCACCCCCCGCGGTGTGCGCGCGGCTCATCTCGCACGCCTGCGAGGGGCTGGCCTTCGCCCATGACTTCGCGGACCCCAACACCGGCGAGCCCCTGGGCCTCATCCACCGCGACATCAGTCCCGACAACATCCTGCTGTCGCGCCAGGGCGAGGTGAAGGTCGTGGACTTCGGCATCGCCAAGGCCGCCGGGCAGAGCCACCGCACCGAGACGGGCGCCCTCAAGGGCAAGCTGCCGTACATGGCACCCGAGCAGGTGCGCTCGGGGCCCCTGGATCGGCGCGTGGACGTGTACGCGCTCGGCGTGGTGCTCTATGAGCTGCTGACGGCCCGCAAGCCGTTCATCGCGGGCTCGGACGCCGAGCTGATGCGGGCCATCCTCCAACAGGAGCCCGTGCCCGCGACGCAGCTGCGGCCGGACATCCCCGAGCCCCTGCAGGACATCCTCGACCGCGCGCTCGCCAAGGATCGAGACCAGCGCTATCCGGACTGCGCCTCCTTCCAGGCGGACCTGGAGGACTTCATCCTCTCGGTGGGACGGCCCGTGACCACCCAGTACGTGGCCCAGTTCATCACCCACACGCTCTCGGGCACCGAGTGCCCCACGCCCACGCCCCACTCGGGCTCGGGGCGCAGCAGGCCCAGTCATTCGTCCACGCCCTCCCGGGCCGCCTCGCGCCGTCCCAAGGTCGATCCCAACGACGAGACGCAGCCCAACCCGGAAGAGGCTCCCAGGGGAGAGGAGCCCAAGACCCAGGCCACCCCGCCTCCCGTGACGTCGGCCCGGCCCCCGAGGCGCTGGGGGCTGCCACTCCTGGGTGGCGTGCTGCTGCTCTCGGCCATGGCCATCGCGGGCTGGCGGGCGAGCCTTCCGATCGCGGCCCCGCCTCCCGCGCCCATCCCCGCCATCGCCCAGGCCCCCGCCCCTCCTCCCAGCCCCGAACCCGCCGAGACTCCGCCAGAGGAAGAATCCGGCACGGACCCCCAGGCCGCGAGCCCCGAGAACGCCCCCACCCCGAAGCCCAAACGCACCGTGGCCTCGCGCCCCGTGCTCAAGGGCTCGCTCGAGCTGCGCATCGTCCCCTACGCCACCGTCTTCGTGGATGGCCGGCGCCTCGGGGAGACCCCCATGGGCCCCGCGCTGCTGCCCGCCGGACACCACACCGTGAAGCTCGTCAACGCGAAGCTCTCCAAGGTGGTGACGCGCACCATCGAGGTCAAACCCGCGCAGTCCACCGTGCTCAAGGTCAACCTCCAGGAGGAGTGA
- a CDS encoding protein kinase domain-containing protein: MAEVFLAKAAGPMGFEKTLVLKRILPHLAEEPTFVQMFLSEAKLAARLTHPHIVQIFDFGESEGAYFLAMEYVDGPSLRTLVKRAQAQGTSLPPTLCARLVSHSCEGLAFAHDFVDPDTGEREGLIHRDISPDNILLSRQGAVKVVDFGIAKAASQGHRTQSGVIKGKLAYMPPEQLRARDMDRRVDVYALGVVLYELLTGQRPYSSDSDAGLMQAILFEPPVPAVQLRPDLPPSLSRILDQALAKDVSQRYPDCHALQADLEDFIVAAGRSVTTQQVTQLIAQLTSNTTSPELSSAQSMVGPLDPSGPLQKPAERHRLVTPSPSQETEPETRVAPLTGTSRETAGDKTEQATHMLVGTPPANVKPRSSGRWIPALVGGVLFLAGGGMLLWRMSSPPEAPRPAPMAERHEETPLAQAEPTLPPAPVPSATPVESAPEAPAPAAPVAEAPTPKQPSPPVAAILGPKREPSRAKASTPAPPKVLPTGTLELRVRPYATVIVDGKDMGDTPIKPLRLTVGHHTVKLVNQTLSKTATRGVTVRAEETTLLKVNLLAE; the protein is encoded by the coding sequence ATGGCCGAGGTGTTCCTCGCCAAGGCCGCGGGCCCCATGGGCTTCGAGAAGACCCTGGTCCTCAAGCGCATCCTGCCCCACCTGGCCGAGGAGCCCACCTTCGTCCAGATGTTCCTGTCCGAGGCCAAGCTCGCCGCGCGCCTGACGCATCCGCACATCGTGCAGATCTTCGACTTCGGCGAGTCCGAGGGCGCCTACTTCCTGGCCATGGAGTACGTCGACGGTCCCAGCCTGCGCACCCTCGTCAAACGCGCGCAGGCCCAGGGCACGTCCTTGCCGCCCACCTTGTGCGCGCGGCTCGTCTCGCATTCCTGTGAGGGGCTGGCCTTCGCCCACGACTTCGTGGACCCCGACACCGGCGAGCGCGAGGGCCTCATCCACCGCGACATCAGCCCGGACAACATCCTGCTGTCCCGGCAGGGCGCGGTGAAGGTCGTGGACTTCGGCATCGCCAAGGCCGCGAGTCAGGGCCACAGGACCCAGAGCGGCGTCATCAAGGGCAAGCTCGCGTACATGCCGCCGGAACAGCTCCGGGCGCGGGACATGGATCGGCGCGTGGACGTGTACGCGCTCGGCGTGGTGCTCTACGAGTTGCTCACGGGCCAGCGGCCGTACAGCTCGGACTCGGACGCCGGGCTGATGCAGGCCATCCTCTTCGAGCCGCCCGTCCCCGCCGTACAACTGCGGCCAGACCTTCCCCCCTCACTGTCGCGCATCCTCGACCAGGCACTCGCCAAGGACGTCTCGCAGCGCTACCCGGACTGCCACGCCCTCCAGGCGGACCTGGAGGACTTCATCGTCGCGGCCGGCCGCTCCGTGACGACGCAGCAGGTGACGCAACTCATCGCCCAGCTCACGTCGAACACGACCTCACCGGAACTCTCGTCCGCGCAATCCATGGTGGGGCCGTTGGATCCGTCTGGCCCGCTCCAGAAGCCCGCGGAACGGCATCGGCTGGTGACGCCGTCCCCCTCCCAAGAGACAGAACCCGAGACCCGTGTCGCGCCATTGACGGGCACCTCTCGGGAGACAGCGGGAGATAAGACCGAGCAGGCCACGCATATGCTCGTGGGCACGCCTCCGGCGAATGTGAAGCCCCGCTCCTCAGGCCGGTGGATTCCCGCCCTGGTGGGTGGCGTTCTGTTCCTGGCGGGCGGAGGCATGCTGCTCTGGCGGATGAGTTCCCCGCCCGAGGCTCCACGGCCCGCCCCCATGGCCGAGCGCCACGAGGAGACACCGCTGGCCCAAGCCGAGCCAACCCTGCCTCCAGCCCCGGTTCCGTCAGCGACCCCCGTGGAGTCCGCCCCGGAGGCGCCCGCTCCAGCGGCACCTGTCGCGGAAGCCCCCACGCCGAAACAACCCTCCCCGCCCGTGGCGGCGATCCTCGGTCCGAAGCGCGAGCCCTCTCGCGCCAAGGCTTCCACCCCGGCTCCGCCCAAGGTCTTGCCCACGGGCACCCTGGAGTTGCGCGTCCGGCCCTACGCCACGGTCATCGTGGATGGGAAGGACATGGGAGACACGCCCATCAAGCCCCTGCGGCTCACCGTGGGGCACCACACCGTGAAGCTCGTCAACCAGACCCTTTCCAAGACAGCAACACGAGGAGTCACAGTGCGCGCCGAGGAAACCACCCTGCTCAAGGTCAATCTCCTGGCGGAGTGA
- a CDS encoding serine/threonine protein kinase, producing the protein MTQQVGKYQLVRKLATGGMAEVFLAKAAGPMGFEKTLVLKRILPHLAEEPTFVQMFLSEAKLAARLTHPHIVQIFDFGESEGAYFLAMEYVDGPSLRTLIKRAQAQGTSLPPTLCARLVSHSCEGLAFAHDFVDPDTGEREGLIHRDISPDNILLSRQGAVKVVDFGIAKAASQGHRTQSGVIKGKLAYMPPEQLRARDMDRRVDVYALGVVLYELLTGQRPYSSDSDAGLMQAILFESPVPAASIRPDLPESLLRILDKALAKDVSQRYPDCHAFQAELEEYIVSVGKPVTTQLVAQFINQTTSSTELPALRGPGAPNTEFPELRTTPLPTIATISTPPPATPPPVEPPFLTKKRSASSTTNEVLTANLRSPLPARDEEPRTLVTPPYQVLASLPSSASTPPTRPAPPSRPSTPAASVPTAQMRLTPPPVAPEPPPPALQTTQMRVTPPPRPGPRPTPPPLTLMPAVSPAPPAASAPTRYVEPEEQRPTVSTPTVLPAPPGPSASAPIARRPVMSAAAKPRPTKRWPSLLGSSLLLLSGGAVYWKLNSQPEVPAPPRGTAGSPPAMAVAEKPTPPAPVPAVSNPAPDTATPSPDAGPSARPEEAAQEMALVPAPDAEKTEKKDEQDAGTEVAAAPAVEAPEPEPVEQEKPNSPRQQQQAPAKPKRTAPPPKYVLKGTLELRIRPYATVFVDGRRLGDTPMAPQELPVGRHVVKLVNTDLSKTLTREVDIKVGQTFQLKENLFED; encoded by the coding sequence GTGACGCAGCAGGTGGGCAAGTACCAGTTGGTTCGCAAGCTCGCCACCGGCGGCATGGCCGAGGTGTTCCTCGCCAAGGCCGCGGGCCCCATGGGCTTCGAGAAGACCCTGGTCCTCAAGCGCATCCTGCCCCACCTGGCCGAGGAGCCCACCTTCGTCCAGATGTTCCTGTCCGAGGCCAAGCTCGCCGCGCGCCTGACGCATCCGCACATCGTGCAGATCTTCGACTTCGGCGAGTCCGAGGGCGCCTACTTCCTGGCCATGGAGTACGTCGACGGTCCCAGCCTGCGCACCCTCATCAAACGCGCGCAGGCCCAGGGCACGTCCTTGCCGCCCACCTTGTGCGCGCGGCTCGTCTCGCATTCCTGTGAGGGGCTGGCCTTCGCCCACGACTTCGTGGACCCCGACACCGGCGAGCGCGAGGGCCTCATCCACCGCGACATCAGCCCGGACAACATCCTGCTGTCCCGGCAGGGCGCGGTGAAGGTCGTGGACTTCGGCATCGCCAAGGCCGCGAGTCAGGGCCACAGGACCCAGAGCGGCGTCATCAAGGGCAAGCTCGCGTACATGCCGCCGGAACAGCTCCGGGCGCGGGACATGGATCGGCGCGTGGACGTGTACGCGCTCGGCGTGGTGCTCTACGAGTTGCTCACGGGCCAGCGGCCGTACAGCTCGGACTCGGACGCCGGGCTGATGCAGGCCATCCTCTTCGAGTCACCCGTCCCCGCGGCCAGCATCCGCCCGGATCTCCCCGAATCGCTTCTGCGCATCCTCGACAAGGCGCTCGCCAAGGACGTCTCGCAGCGCTACCCGGACTGCCATGCCTTCCAGGCGGAGCTCGAGGAGTACATCGTCTCGGTCGGCAAGCCCGTGACGACGCAGTTGGTGGCGCAATTCATCAACCAGACCACGTCGAGCACGGAGCTTCCCGCGCTCCGCGGCCCGGGCGCTCCGAACACGGAGTTCCCCGAGCTGCGGACCACTCCCCTGCCGACGATCGCCACGATCTCGACGCCCCCTCCCGCGACGCCGCCGCCCGTCGAGCCTCCCTTTCTCACCAAGAAGCGCAGCGCCTCCTCGACCACGAACGAGGTGCTGACGGCGAATCTGCGCAGCCCACTCCCCGCCAGGGACGAAGAGCCCAGAACCCTCGTCACGCCTCCGTACCAGGTGCTCGCGTCCCTACCGTCCTCGGCTTCGACACCGCCGACGCGGCCCGCGCCGCCCTCCCGTCCCAGCACCCCCGCGGCCTCCGTTCCGACCGCCCAGATGCGGCTCACGCCCCCGCCCGTCGCGCCCGAGCCTCCGCCGCCCGCCCTTCAGACCACCCAGATGAGGGTCACGCCCCCTCCGCGACCTGGGCCCAGACCGACGCCGCCCCCATTGACGCTGATGCCGGCCGTCTCCCCCGCCCCACCCGCCGCGTCGGCCCCCACTCGCTACGTAGAGCCCGAGGAGCAACGGCCCACCGTGAGCACGCCCACGGTCTTGCCCGCGCCCCCCGGTCCCTCCGCGAGTGCGCCCATCGCGCGGCGCCCCGTCATGTCGGCGGCGGCGAAACCCCGGCCCACGAAGCGGTGGCCCTCGCTGCTGGGGAGCTCGCTGCTCCTGCTGAGTGGCGGGGCGGTGTACTGGAAGCTGAACTCCCAACCGGAGGTTCCGGCGCCTCCCCGCGGCACGGCCGGGAGTCCTCCCGCGATGGCGGTGGCGGAGAAGCCCACCCCGCCCGCCCCGGTCCCCGCCGTCTCCAATCCCGCGCCCGATACGGCCACGCCGTCTCCCGACGCGGGTCCATCGGCGCGGCCGGAAGAAGCCGCCCAGGAGATGGCCCTGGTCCCGGCCCCGGACGCGGAGAAGACCGAGAAGAAGGACGAGCAGGACGCGGGAACCGAGGTCGCCGCCGCGCCCGCCGTCGAGGCACCCGAGCCCGAACCGGTGGAGCAGGAGAAGCCGAACTCTCCGCGGCAACAGCAGCAGGCGCCCGCCAAACCCAAGCGCACCGCGCCGCCGCCCAAGTACGTCCTCAAGGGGACGCTGGAGCTGCGCATCCGGCCCTACGCCACCGTCTTCGTGGACGGACGGAGGCTGGGCGATACCCCCATGGCCCCCCAGGAACTGCCCGTGGGGCGCCATGTCGTGAAGCTCGTCAACACGGATCTGTCCAAGACGTTGACGCGCGAGGTCGACATCAAGGTGGGCCAGACCTTCCAGCTCAAGGAGAACCTGTTCGAGGATTGA
- a CDS encoding serine hydrolase domain-containing protein, which yields MKALLLSALLLGGTPVLPAPTPPEPPLTPIPIEAPSLPEDIQSALDGHVRAELARRPHAGLSVGVMHGAQRWVRGYGMRDVARRKPATPRTTYRMASITKSFTAVAVLQLVQQGRLSLDTDVHTLVPAFPAQPWPVTVRQLLGHLGGVPHYDGPEAAENIRRLDTAGALALFAHKPLVAEPGTQFVYSTWGYNLLGAAVESASGQGFGDYLRTHVFGPTGMSTAALDDYRTRDTHQAVGYRLSHQGRLVPSHYLDVSSRFAGGGVRASVEDLLAFGQAMLHDRLVTRDTARMMQTPMRTRDGLLTDYGMGFATYPLRGHYVVAHAGGQPETTTLLLLLPAEDIVLALATNLEGDAKRLRRLSNRIIETLREDGHVRRDAAFSDPMDATVHEGIARLFTYGLAYHAAPGDVPKPGDLIHAFTQVTELLDRARIAPELPATLERIRTAHQPREGALFIRVGMEMARTLERVHGRDKLGEYPRRGPLAFFTDYLAACEQEECPAPLRFNQALRQDALRFNENWRRAQVPGLVRTRLNEATRPESLWPAMEAASTGVFPHPDYVEEMLRVASSQASLGRFEEQRRWLERAVALHPRSEEARIALARARAPSGQVPGGSASPLPRAESPVPDNAGLLRRQRPAAEFP from the coding sequence ATGAAGGCGCTGCTGCTCTCCGCGCTGCTGCTGGGGGGCACGCCGGTCCTCCCGGCCCCCACGCCCCCCGAGCCCCCGCTCACCCCCATTCCCATCGAAGCGCCGTCCCTGCCCGAGGACATCCAGAGCGCGTTGGATGGGCACGTGCGGGCCGAGCTCGCCCGGAGGCCCCATGCGGGGCTCTCGGTGGGGGTGATGCACGGAGCCCAGCGCTGGGTCCGCGGCTATGGGATGAGGGATGTGGCGCGCCGCAAGCCCGCCACGCCCCGCACGACGTACCGCATGGCGTCCATCACCAAGTCCTTCACCGCCGTGGCCGTGCTCCAGCTCGTGCAGCAGGGGCGCCTGAGCCTGGACACGGACGTGCACACGCTCGTGCCCGCCTTCCCCGCCCAGCCCTGGCCCGTCACCGTGCGCCAGCTGCTCGGTCACCTGGGCGGCGTGCCCCACTATGACGGGCCCGAGGCCGCGGAGAACATCCGCCGCCTGGACACCGCGGGCGCGCTCGCCCTCTTCGCCCACAAGCCGCTCGTGGCCGAGCCCGGCACCCAATTCGTCTACAGCACCTGGGGCTACAACCTGCTGGGCGCCGCCGTGGAGAGCGCCTCGGGCCAGGGCTTCGGCGATTACCTGCGCACGCACGTCTTCGGGCCCACGGGGATGAGCACCGCCGCCCTGGACGACTACCGCACGCGCGACACACACCAGGCCGTGGGCTACCGCCTGTCCCACCAGGGACGGCTCGTCCCCTCGCACTACCTCGACGTCTCCAGCCGCTTCGCCGGCGGCGGCGTGCGCGCCTCCGTGGAGGATCTGCTCGCCTTCGGACAGGCCATGCTCCACGACCGCCTGGTGACCCGGGACACCGCGCGGATGATGCAGACGCCCATGCGCACCCGGGACGGCCTGCTCACCGACTACGGCATGGGCTTCGCCACCTACCCCCTGCGCGGCCACTACGTGGTGGCCCATGCCGGAGGCCAGCCCGAGACGACCACCCTGCTCCTCCTGTTGCCCGCCGAGGACATCGTCCTCGCACTGGCCACCAACCTGGAGGGAGACGCCAAACGCCTGAGGCGCCTGTCCAACCGCATCATCGAGACGCTGCGCGAGGACGGTCATGTGCGCCGGGACGCCGCGTTCTCGGATCCCATGGACGCCACGGTGCACGAGGGCATCGCCCGGCTCTTCACCTACGGGCTCGCCTATCACGCCGCCCCCGGAGACGTCCCCAAACCGGGAGATCTGATCCATGCCTTCACCCAGGTGACCGAGCTGCTCGATCGCGCCCGCATCGCCCCGGAGCTTCCAGCCACCCTCGAGCGCATCCGCACCGCCCACCAGCCCCGCGAGGGCGCGTTGTTCATCCGCGTGGGAATGGAGATGGCGCGCACGCTCGAGCGCGTGCATGGCCGGGACAAACTCGGCGAATACCCCCGGCGCGGCCCGCTGGCCTTCTTCACGGACTACCTCGCCGCGTGCGAGCAGGAGGAATGCCCCGCCCCCCTGCGCTTCAACCAGGCCCTGCGCCAGGACGCGCTGCGCTTCAACGAGAACTGGCGGCGTGCCCAGGTGCCAGGACTCGTGCGCACCCGGTTGAATGAAGCCACACGCCCCGAATCCCTCTGGCCCGCGATGGAGGCAGCGAGCACGGGCGTGTTCCCCCACCCGGACTACGTGGAGGAAATGCTGCGCGTGGCATCATCGCAGGCCTCGCTCGGCCGCTTCGAGGAGCAGCGGCGATGGCTCGAGCGCGCCGTGGCCCTGCACCCGCGCTCGGAGGAGGCGCGCATCGCCCTCGCCCGGGCGCGTGCCCCCTCGGGCCAGGTGCCGGGCGGTTCCGCCTCCCCCCTCCCGCGTGCCGAAAGCCCCGTGCCCGACAACGCCGGGCTCCTCCGCCGCCAACGCCCGGCGGCCGAATTCCCATGA